The following coding sequences lie in one Myxococcales bacterium genomic window:
- a CDS encoding translocation/assembly module TamB domain-containing protein has product MTLLLLVISVLASALFHVQMPMTRRIVASLVGQLVNGEIKGRLHISHIDVLALHKVVTRDVSLYDQAGRRVAFADQVTLFPDLGAAVGGVVRFAHVRLNHARVHLFETPSGLPSLIAAFEPKDPTPGIGPPLHAIVDDIQLGDVTASGDILGLKGLHVEHFKARWRLEARRDIDITVYTAKGVLIEPFAFPARLLNLHGRVSSKSVNGIQLKARASMRGEHYAASIGYASKDPTSDSELDIVVRADRATGKTLEGLGFAWARLIKSKAAGSLRLVGPTDNLALQGHFRTDGGTVDLKGVLREDTTTIGFKTDHIELDKVLLEAPAVTTSGAAQIVLKEGPSALALDLGATTYNDLVFPAFTLRGRLLEEEVVIDRLHSEHLGGHIYGKGRIDFDGRVRLELDVNVKDVKNDPNLPHGLSSGLKASVSIDTQNPVTHDLEVHGHGRLERFRYQNTAADDLVVEGRFRGRPRQPDINVHATGTGLSVSGYPITLMDIVLKGGPDHYTAKGVAESGSDRKAEFEATIEASSQSYLIQADSIRASAGSETWRGSINGLVYTPEHSVSVERIVLANGSQRLEIVGSYRFHDSDDLEANLQDFDLRGLNRLLGRTDSKDLEGRVDVHATMRGEMRDPELLLEGALRDAHIAGINSIEAVYVVQYANSVIEYDAQAEVENKSMLTLSGTGQVELDVSHFVENLKRGTYQAQASIDELPLSTVKQVSHATFGGTDGVLTAKFSGAGTVGDFALDGSLRLTELSVQEFRGFEARATFNYGDRTLLATLELHDVIGKLLSAEGAFHIDPMMVASQPSLLLKTVWDEPWQLSARLTPRQFAQMPHPFPSLPYFGTFGAKCTLHGNAQETVGRLVVDTAFTGDNASGRKPSRLKMVANLDDSRVYATFNGSVDRRRVLKAEAYAPLTLHDWIRRPARILPPPVRFTGHVWRMPLEGLPFASQNSSGPLDVSWDAKDLFTAHPSLDFSLKSHALRFFDTEPIAVNMHAKTTPRGISATATTKDVSGGSSQIQGHVPIRWSNQAPFLYIERTAPVSLKARFHNARLQPILTVVPSIENADAIAVGTLNVGGTLEHLTLGGTVNIHQGHLQVVGLGQQLTDVKGKVIFNGNWAQLIGLRAVDGRGHTQIQGGIGFEGIQPKRVRLSLNAWKFPVRREGSILATLSGNARFSAQLASSHMDAKLRIADLSVALPDDTTSGVQPLEPHPDLVVNGVATGAEDEEDEPFVAHMKIDASQPFWVRRSDFAIQVASELDITYEKTELYIEGYSKLRRGYFDLFGKNFSLQRGTLSFDGSSELNPEVNLQAMHEVSSRTGVSVTMTVDGRLQSPTVEFTSTHPDCQERSQVIDLLVSGRCSGSDRGGNTGAAEEQTASFLAGITAGILTLGARREFGDLIPVISIETGQGGFASTRARLGYQADTFIPDFMKPIVTGAYVEGAFPLATSDEQAQQQQKQQQYQQQGSGTRFLLELQFPYNFVGTTQYWPPGTWGLDLTWEP; this is encoded by the coding sequence GTGACATTGCTCTTGCTCGTGATTTCGGTGCTTGCCAGTGCACTTTTTCATGTGCAGATGCCCATGACGCGGCGGATAGTGGCCTCGCTCGTAGGCCAACTCGTCAATGGGGAAATCAAAGGCCGCCTGCACATTTCGCATATAGATGTGCTTGCGTTACATAAAGTCGTGACGCGCGATGTATCGCTTTACGATCAAGCCGGCAGACGGGTTGCCTTTGCTGATCAGGTTACGCTCTTTCCCGACCTTGGAGCGGCGGTGGGCGGCGTCGTTCGCTTTGCCCACGTGAGGCTTAACCATGCGCGGGTGCATCTCTTTGAAACCCCCAGCGGTCTCCCGTCCTTGATCGCAGCCTTTGAACCCAAAGATCCTACGCCCGGCATAGGTCCTCCTCTGCACGCGATTGTGGATGACATCCAGCTCGGCGACGTCACTGCTTCAGGCGACATACTTGGATTGAAAGGACTCCACGTCGAACATTTCAAGGCCCGTTGGCGTCTTGAAGCCCGCCGCGACATAGACATTACTGTGTACACTGCAAAAGGTGTATTGATCGAACCCTTTGCTTTCCCCGCGCGTCTTTTGAATCTCCATGGCCGGGTGAGTTCCAAGAGCGTGAATGGCATTCAATTGAAAGCGCGCGCGAGCATGCGAGGCGAACATTATGCCGCTTCGATTGGTTACGCCAGCAAAGATCCCACAAGCGACAGTGAACTGGATATTGTTGTGCGCGCCGATCGCGCAACAGGAAAGACACTCGAGGGGTTGGGATTCGCATGGGCCCGGCTGATCAAGTCGAAAGCCGCAGGATCCCTTCGTCTAGTGGGCCCAACGGATAACCTTGCGCTCCAGGGACATTTCCGCACCGACGGAGGAACGGTTGATCTGAAAGGCGTTCTCAGAGAGGACACGACAACCATCGGGTTTAAAACCGACCACATCGAGCTCGACAAGGTGCTTCTTGAAGCGCCGGCGGTCACGACATCCGGAGCAGCTCAGATCGTGCTCAAAGAAGGTCCCTCGGCACTCGCCCTCGATCTCGGCGCGACAACCTATAACGACTTGGTGTTTCCCGCTTTCACGTTGCGAGGTCGTCTTCTTGAAGAAGAAGTAGTCATAGATCGATTGCACTCTGAGCATTTGGGCGGCCACATCTACGGGAAAGGGCGCATTGATTTCGATGGCCGTGTCCGATTGGAACTCGACGTCAATGTCAAAGACGTCAAGAACGATCCCAATCTCCCCCACGGACTGAGTTCGGGCCTAAAGGCGAGTGTCAGTATTGACACGCAAAATCCCGTCACCCATGACCTGGAAGTGCACGGGCATGGCCGTTTAGAGCGTTTTCGATACCAAAACACCGCCGCCGATGATCTTGTGGTTGAAGGGCGGTTTCGCGGTCGCCCTCGACAGCCAGACATAAACGTGCACGCCACAGGTACGGGACTCTCGGTATCGGGTTATCCCATCACCCTCATGGATATCGTCTTAAAGGGCGGACCGGACCACTATACCGCCAAGGGCGTGGCCGAAAGCGGCTCAGACCGGAAGGCTGAATTCGAAGCGACCATCGAGGCATCTTCGCAATCCTATTTGATCCAGGCCGACTCTATACGGGCCTCCGCCGGTTCGGAGACCTGGCGTGGCTCTATCAATGGCCTAGTCTACACGCCCGAGCACTCCGTCAGTGTTGAGCGGATCGTGCTTGCCAACGGCTCACAACGGCTTGAGATTGTGGGAAGCTATCGTTTTCACGACAGCGACGATCTTGAGGCCAATCTTCAGGATTTTGATCTGCGGGGACTAAATCGGTTGTTGGGGCGGACAGACAGCAAAGACCTCGAAGGACGTGTCGATGTTCATGCCACCATGCGCGGCGAAATGCGCGATCCCGAACTGCTCCTTGAAGGCGCGCTACGAGACGCTCACATCGCGGGCATCAACTCTATAGAAGCTGTGTACGTCGTTCAGTACGCAAATTCCGTGATCGAATATGATGCTCAGGCAGAAGTAGAGAACAAGAGTATGTTGACCTTGAGCGGGACAGGTCAAGTCGAGCTGGATGTTTCCCACTTTGTGGAGAATCTCAAGCGCGGCACCTATCAAGCGCAAGCGAGCATAGACGAATTACCGCTATCGACAGTCAAACAAGTGTCCCACGCAACGTTCGGCGGCACAGATGGCGTATTAACGGCAAAATTTAGCGGCGCGGGTACGGTGGGTGATTTTGCGCTAGACGGGAGTCTGCGCTTGACCGAACTGTCCGTGCAAGAATTTCGGGGATTTGAAGCGCGCGCCACTTTCAACTACGGCGATCGGACCCTCCTGGCCACGCTGGAACTTCACGATGTGATAGGCAAGCTTCTAAGCGCTGAGGGAGCCTTTCATATCGATCCGATGATGGTGGCTAGCCAGCCTTCCTTATTGCTGAAAACCGTGTGGGATGAGCCGTGGCAACTTTCGGCACGCCTAACCCCGCGTCAGTTTGCCCAAATGCCTCATCCCTTTCCATCGCTTCCGTATTTCGGCACATTTGGTGCGAAATGCACCTTGCACGGAAATGCTCAGGAGACCGTCGGGCGACTTGTTGTTGACACGGCGTTTACAGGAGACAACGCAAGCGGGCGCAAACCTTCGCGATTGAAGATGGTTGCAAATCTCGATGATAGCCGGGTCTATGCTACCTTCAATGGCTCCGTGGACCGTCGGCGGGTTCTCAAAGCAGAAGCTTATGCCCCCCTGACCCTACACGATTGGATCAGGCGACCCGCACGTATCCTGCCGCCACCCGTTCGATTCACGGGTCATGTATGGAGGATGCCGCTCGAGGGCCTGCCCTTCGCTTCCCAAAATTCCTCAGGGCCCTTGGACGTGTCGTGGGATGCCAAAGACCTGTTTACAGCCCATCCATCGCTGGATTTCTCCTTGAAATCGCATGCCTTGCGATTCTTCGATACCGAACCCATCGCGGTGAATATGCACGCCAAGACCACGCCGCGCGGCATATCGGCGACCGCGACCACAAAAGATGTCTCGGGCGGCAGCAGCCAGATCCAAGGACATGTTCCTATTCGGTGGTCAAATCAGGCCCCATTTCTTTATATAGAACGAACCGCGCCTGTGTCCTTGAAAGCCCGTTTCCATAATGCTCGGCTTCAGCCCATACTTACGGTCGTGCCAAGTATCGAGAATGCCGATGCCATTGCAGTGGGGACACTCAATGTAGGCGGCACCCTCGAGCATCTCACACTGGGCGGCACGGTAAACATTCATCAGGGACATTTGCAAGTCGTTGGGCTCGGCCAACAGCTCACGGATGTAAAAGGCAAAGTAATCTTTAATGGCAACTGGGCGCAACTGATCGGCCTTCGCGCGGTGGATGGCCGAGGACATACACAGATTCAAGGTGGCATCGGGTTCGAGGGTATCCAACCCAAGCGAGTGCGATTGAGTTTGAACGCGTGGAAGTTCCCGGTGCGGCGGGAAGGTAGCATCTTGGCAACTCTGAGTGGAAATGCACGCTTTTCCGCGCAGCTCGCCTCATCACACATGGACGCCAAGCTGCGCATCGCTGATCTATCGGTGGCATTGCCTGATGACACGACCTCGGGGGTTCAACCGTTAGAGCCACATCCCGATCTCGTGGTGAACGGCGTTGCCACAGGAGCGGAAGACGAAGAGGACGAGCCTTTCGTGGCGCACATGAAAATCGATGCGAGTCAACCGTTCTGGGTGAGGCGTTCAGACTTCGCAATTCAAGTGGCCTCCGAACTGGATATCACGTATGAAAAAACCGAACTATATATAGAAGGTTACTCCAAACTGCGCCGTGGGTACTTCGATTTGTTCGGGAAAAACTTCTCTCTGCAGCGCGGCACGCTTAGTTTCGATGGGTCGAGCGAGCTTAATCCCGAAGTAAATCTCCAAGCAATGCACGAGGTATCCTCTCGGACAGGCGTGAGTGTCACTATGACCGTTGATGGCCGCTTGCAATCACCCACCGTTGAGTTTACATCCACGCATCCAGACTGTCAGGAGCGAAGCCAAGTGATCGATTTACTGGTAAGCGGGCGATGCAGCGGCAGTGATCGTGGCGGCAATACAGGTGCCGCCGAGGAACAAACCGCATCCTTCCTCGCAGGAATCACCGCCGGCATTTTGACATTAGGAGCGCGCCGAGAATTCGGTGATCTCATCCCTGTCATTTCTATTGAGACAGGCCAAGGAGGTTTTGCAAGCACCAGGGCTCGTCTCGGCTATCAAGCCGACACTTTCATTCCAGACTTCATGAAACCGATTGTCACCGGTGCATATGTGGAAGGAGCGTTCCCCCTGGCAACCTCCGACGAGCAGGCTCAGCAACAGCAAAAGCAACAGCAGTATCAACAACAGGGCTCGGGAACGCGGTTTCTCTTGGAGTTGCAGTTTCCTTACAATTTCGTCGGGACGACTCAGTATTGGCCTCCGGGCACCTGGGGCTTGGATCTCACCTGGGAGCCGTAA
- a CDS encoding BamA/TamA family outer membrane protein, with protein sequence MTHRRCLLALAQAGAVALFGCATIPAGRYGISSVEIHGAEKMDDKALSACLATYERPRFSFDLGTNPSPECDVPPFDSDRATLNFWRWPWTEWPLFDRTVFERDLDRVLRWYQARGFYDARILDYRVEPKAALLRDRPVASATDTEDSEEGEPIDIDILVNEGEPIVIERVKLLGDSQLPMTLRKALHLSIGQMLGERFDETEYDLKKAALAQILNNASYAHAKVEGQVSVDTKRHKAAVRIALMPGSPCFFGKVRLHVDKRFDLPRDTILGAAKITSGAPYSVDVLEDARREIYALGAFSSVQINPKIKESDARIDIDIRLEPGRLFRYGLGAGVLLGVAAYNAIQEQQDVQQWDVHLLGFVEFRNFFGGLRRLRIEERPRLIFTQAFPRAQPDDPQLGNLVIVDFRQPGFAEPRTTLASGVRWDYGPQPYGEPYFRHDIDAWAGPQRHFFGGHVFLSLRLHTNIFSPTKIEEVRDPPTDYQVLFFEQYARLDLRNRPRQPRYGAFFALGLHEAVPPGSWNYVRITPDARGYIPLPLGMVLATRFAVGMMQILSTKISARDNPTLANLGPDSYRLRGGGPNSVRGFLAGRLGDGLEGGIRRWEASAELRVPLTPDFETVAFVDAGDVSQGDFRFDHPQTSVGLGVRYHTIIGPIRFDVGWRVPKWQVVGEDQRDPNREGRPTDVDFGFVKFPGAVHITIGEPF encoded by the coding sequence ATGACCCATCGACGATGTTTGCTGGCGCTTGCTCAAGCGGGAGCTGTAGCACTTTTTGGTTGTGCCACCATTCCGGCGGGCAGGTACGGCATAAGCTCCGTAGAGATTCACGGCGCTGAAAAAATGGACGACAAAGCCCTATCGGCTTGCCTAGCCACCTACGAGCGGCCGCGGTTTTCCTTTGACCTGGGCACCAATCCGTCTCCGGAATGCGATGTGCCGCCCTTTGATTCCGATCGTGCCACACTCAATTTCTGGCGCTGGCCATGGACCGAGTGGCCGCTCTTTGATCGCACCGTCTTTGAGCGGGATTTGGATCGCGTGCTTCGATGGTATCAGGCCAGAGGATTCTATGACGCGCGTATCCTTGACTATCGTGTCGAGCCAAAAGCAGCCCTCTTGAGGGATCGCCCCGTTGCATCCGCAACTGACACCGAAGACTCAGAAGAGGGCGAGCCTATAGATATCGACATCTTGGTGAACGAAGGCGAGCCGATTGTGATCGAGCGAGTGAAGCTTCTTGGCGATAGCCAGTTGCCCATGACACTACGTAAGGCACTACATCTTTCTATCGGACAGATGCTGGGGGAACGCTTTGACGAAACTGAATACGATCTGAAGAAGGCAGCATTGGCTCAGATTCTCAATAATGCTTCCTACGCCCACGCGAAAGTCGAAGGACAGGTATCTGTCGATACTAAACGTCACAAGGCCGCCGTCCGCATCGCGCTCATGCCTGGGTCCCCATGCTTCTTCGGGAAGGTGCGCTTGCACGTGGACAAACGCTTTGACCTTCCTCGGGACACGATCTTGGGCGCTGCGAAGATTACGTCGGGGGCACCCTACAGCGTAGACGTCCTTGAGGATGCCCGACGGGAGATCTACGCACTTGGTGCGTTTTCCTCGGTCCAGATCAATCCGAAAATTAAGGAGAGCGACGCCCGCATTGACATCGACATTCGGCTTGAGCCGGGACGTTTATTTCGTTACGGCTTGGGTGCCGGCGTGCTGCTGGGTGTCGCCGCCTACAACGCCATACAGGAACAGCAGGACGTGCAGCAATGGGACGTCCACTTGTTGGGCTTCGTCGAGTTTAGAAATTTCTTCGGCGGCCTGCGCCGCCTACGCATTGAAGAACGCCCCCGTCTCATTTTCACGCAAGCATTTCCTCGCGCGCAACCAGATGATCCCCAGCTGGGTAATCTCGTGATTGTCGATTTTCGCCAGCCAGGGTTCGCGGAGCCACGCACGACGTTGGCTTCGGGTGTTCGGTGGGATTATGGTCCACAGCCGTATGGCGAGCCGTATTTTCGCCATGACATTGATGCGTGGGCCGGTCCGCAGCGCCATTTTTTTGGCGGGCACGTCTTTCTCTCTCTTCGTCTCCACACCAATATTTTTTCGCCGACAAAAATTGAAGAAGTTCGTGATCCGCCTACGGATTATCAGGTGCTTTTCTTTGAACAGTACGCGCGACTCGACTTGCGAAACAGGCCACGGCAGCCACGCTATGGGGCGTTTTTTGCCCTGGGATTGCATGAGGCCGTGCCGCCGGGCTCTTGGAATTACGTGCGGATCACTCCCGATGCGCGAGGATACATCCCCTTGCCTCTCGGCATGGTTCTCGCTACTCGATTTGCAGTGGGCATGATGCAAATTTTGAGTACGAAGATCAGTGCGCGAGATAATCCCACATTGGCTAATCTTGGCCCCGACTCGTATCGCCTGCGGGGGGGTGGACCCAACAGCGTGCGTGGCTTTTTGGCGGGGCGCTTGGGCGATGGACTGGAAGGCGGCATCCGCCGCTGGGAAGCGTCCGCGGAACTTCGCGTGCCACTGACGCCCGATTTCGAGACAGTGGCGTTCGTCGATGCAGGTGACGTCTCTCAAGGCGACTTCAGATTCGATCATCCTCAGACGTCGGTTGGACTTGGGGTCCGCTATCACACGATCATTGGCCCCATTCGCTTCGATGTGGGATGGCGCGTTCCTAAGTGGCAAGTCGTTGGAGAGGACCAGCGCGACCCCAATCGCGAAGGCCGGCCTACCGACGTCGATTTTGGCTTCGTTAAGTTTCCCGGTGCCGTGCACATTACTATAGGAGAGCCGTTCTGA
- a CDS encoding cytochrome c, translating into MAIHLKKAAQQLLLAAIFSAITSCGGQECKCAEAHPGMTTAGGESYQSAGQAGTSGQPAGNPYGKWDDSEASTASPDADVQVPTKAEWKALVRRGQRRFDRACGNCHPDGEEDLGPSIIDIRWTTAKMVKQIRKGSGKMKPISTKRLPEDEMEPLMAYLATIQAVKDVAKP; encoded by the coding sequence ATGGCTATTCATTTGAAAAAGGCCGCCCAACAGCTTCTACTGGCAGCGATCTTTTCGGCTATCACGAGCTGCGGGGGGCAGGAGTGCAAGTGCGCCGAGGCTCATCCCGGCATGACAACAGCCGGGGGCGAGAGCTATCAGTCTGCCGGTCAGGCGGGAACAAGCGGGCAACCGGCGGGCAACCCCTACGGAAAGTGGGACGATTCCGAAGCGAGCACCGCCTCGCCCGATGCTGACGTTCAGGTGCCGACCAAGGCGGAATGGAAGGCACTGGTGCGACGCGGCCAACGCCGCTTTGATAGAGCATGCGGCAACTGCCACCCGGACGGAGAGGAAGACCTTGGGCCTTCGATCATCGACATTCGTTGGACCACCGCCAAAATGGTCAAACAGATTCGCAAGGGCTCGGGTAAAATGAAGCCCATCTCCACCAAGCGGCTGCCTGAGGACGAAATGGAACCGTTGATGGCATACCTGGCGACCATTCAAGCCGTCAAAGACGTAGCGAAGCCCTGA
- a CDS encoding Rieske (2Fe-2S) protein, whose product MNGSFSHARRRGFLKWGALAVASCTAAIAAIPGVGYLLDPLLRRQRQKSTWYPVSELATLAVNTPTAVAVLGEQVDAWTRSPMQRIGTVWLTREASGTVTALSAECPHLGCRVQYRPDRTQYTCPCHESSFSEAGVALTGPSPRALDALPTRVRNGKVEVRFKRFRLQVAEKIELGS is encoded by the coding sequence ATGAATGGCTCCTTCTCACATGCTCGGCGTCGCGGATTCTTGAAATGGGGCGCCCTTGCCGTTGCCTCATGTACTGCGGCCATCGCGGCCATTCCCGGGGTCGGTTATCTTCTTGACCCATTGCTGCGGCGCCAGCGACAAAAATCCACATGGTATCCGGTCTCAGAGCTCGCTACTTTGGCGGTGAATACGCCGACGGCGGTCGCGGTCCTGGGCGAACAAGTAGATGCTTGGACGCGTAGTCCCATGCAGCGTATCGGCACGGTTTGGCTCACACGTGAGGCGTCCGGAACTGTCACCGCCCTTAGCGCTGAGTGCCCGCACTTGGGATGTCGGGTGCAATATCGGCCTGACCGCACGCAGTACACCTGTCCTTGTCACGAAAGTTCTTTTAGCGAAGCTGGCGTGGCTCTGACCGGACCGTCCCCCCGCGCGCTGGATGCCCTGCCAACGCGCGTACGCAACGGAAAGGTTGAAGTTCGCTTTAAACGTTTCCGGCTGCAGGTGGCTGAGAAAATTGAACTTGGATCATGA
- a CDS encoding cytochrome b N-terminal domain-containing protein — protein sequence MKRALDWLDRRTGYRGALATLFDEELRGGASLAYTLGRGLLMIVIVQAVTGMLLMATYVPSVSSAWSSVYYVQYVVTAGWFIRGMHHYGASAVMIVMGLHLFQVVVYGAYKSPREVSWWSGLVLMKLVMGLALTGYLLPWDQQAYWASMVTTSVAGGIPLVGPTIKQLVIGGIEYGQLTISRFYFLHVVVLPLSVVLVFFAHYALFRRHGVTPAGDTPPARRTGEPYLRRQVWMDLVVGLLVIGSVAAFAIHERGAPLDAPADPSVDYPPRPEWYFRFLFQLFKLLPGNLEVLASVVLPGMVALFLVALPFLDRADSNRLKLRWRWVAPVLFGLIGVIALTAHSLYLDSKDVDYIHAKHRAKQRAQRAIELARAGIPPDGPLAMLARDPLVGGGDLYRTHCTKCHVLGGEGEREAPDHDGFGSREWILGMMHHPQDVQYFGTTKIDDMPSQKKLGEPALKAIAEFLYAQGQEPGEASVDKSLIPEGERLFQTKCMRCHTFENDGDFDGIGGPELTGYASRLWIYRQTMDPEKHYGDLNEMPAFNDELTAEEGLLLARFLRLQRYQPAATVPSARLPHRR from the coding sequence ATGAAGCGGGCTCTCGATTGGCTTGACCGCCGCACGGGCTATCGAGGAGCGTTAGCCACTCTATTTGATGAGGAACTCAGAGGAGGGGCCTCGTTGGCCTATACGCTTGGTCGCGGCCTATTGATGATCGTTATTGTGCAGGCGGTAACCGGCATGCTGCTGATGGCCACCTACGTTCCCTCTGTTTCCTCAGCCTGGTCGAGTGTCTATTATGTGCAATATGTAGTGACCGCCGGCTGGTTTATTCGCGGCATGCACCACTATGGCGCATCGGCGGTCATGATTGTCATGGGCCTGCACCTTTTTCAGGTAGTGGTGTACGGCGCTTACAAATCGCCCCGTGAGGTAAGTTGGTGGTCGGGCCTCGTGCTCATGAAATTGGTGATGGGCCTCGCGCTTACAGGCTATCTCTTGCCGTGGGATCAACAGGCCTATTGGGCCTCCATGGTGACCACGAGCGTGGCAGGCGGCATTCCGCTCGTGGGCCCTACGATCAAGCAGTTGGTGATCGGGGGGATCGAATATGGTCAGCTCACCATCAGCCGTTTCTACTTTCTGCACGTGGTGGTTTTGCCGCTCTCGGTCGTTTTGGTGTTTTTCGCTCATTACGCGCTTTTTCGTCGGCACGGAGTGACGCCCGCCGGTGACACGCCTCCTGCCCGCCGGACGGGCGAGCCCTATCTGCGGCGCCAAGTATGGATGGACTTAGTGGTCGGGTTGTTAGTGATAGGGAGCGTTGCGGCATTTGCCATTCATGAGAGAGGAGCGCCTCTCGATGCGCCTGCCGATCCTAGCGTGGATTACCCACCGAGGCCCGAGTGGTACTTTCGGTTTCTCTTTCAGTTATTTAAGCTCTTGCCCGGAAACTTAGAAGTACTTGCTTCAGTGGTGCTGCCCGGCATGGTGGCGCTGTTTTTGGTGGCGCTGCCGTTTTTAGATCGTGCCGATTCCAATCGGTTGAAGCTCCGATGGAGGTGGGTTGCGCCGGTTCTCTTTGGGTTGATTGGCGTGATAGCGTTGACGGCGCACTCTTTGTATCTGGATAGTAAAGATGTTGACTATATCCACGCCAAGCATCGCGCGAAGCAGCGCGCCCAACGGGCGATCGAGCTAGCCCGTGCCGGCATTCCCCCCGACGGGCCACTAGCGATGCTTGCAAGGGATCCGCTTGTTGGCGGCGGCGACCTATACCGTACGCATTGCACGAAGTGCCATGTGTTAGGCGGCGAAGGGGAGCGCGAAGCTCCGGATCACGATGGTTTTGGTTCCCGTGAATGGATACTGGGCATGATGCATCATCCACAAGACGTTCAATACTTTGGCACGACGAAGATTGACGACATGCCGTCCCAGAAAAAACTGGGTGAGCCCGCGCTGAAAGCCATCGCGGAGTTTCTGTATGCCCAAGGGCAAGAGCCCGGGGAGGCGTCAGTCGATAAGAGCCTGATCCCCGAGGGTGAGAGGCTGTTCCAAACCAAGTGTATGCGGTGCCACACATTTGAGAATGATGGTGATTTCGACGGCATCGGCGGACCAGAACTCACTGGTTATGCGTCGCGATTGTGGATTTACCGTCAAACGATGGATCCCGAAAAGCACTATGGAGATCTCAACGAAATGCCGGCATTCAACGACGAGTTGACTGCGGAAGAAGGGCTGCTTCTCGCACGTTTTTTGCGCTTGCAGCGCTATCAACCCGCCGCTACAGTGCCGAGCGCGCGGCTGCCTCACCGTAGGTAG
- a CDS encoding VanZ family protein, protein MKRMIPWMAVVGYLILIWLVSQGPPPQAIAWDYMPNDKVLHATEYMVLGLLLGWAGINTWPGRSRCWQLGAAFVIGLLAAASDELHQYFVPERTSDIKDWMADGLGLVVGLALAELLSRGARLRADAR, encoded by the coding sequence ATGAAGCGCATGATACCATGGATGGCCGTTGTCGGATATCTAATCCTTATCTGGCTCGTTTCTCAGGGGCCCCCGCCGCAGGCTATCGCCTGGGATTACATGCCGAACGATAAAGTCTTGCATGCAACGGAGTACATGGTGCTGGGCCTTTTGCTGGGATGGGCGGGAATTAACACCTGGCCCGGGAGGTCTCGTTGCTGGCAGCTGGGTGCGGCGTTCGTCATCGGGTTGCTTGCCGCAGCGAGCGATGAGCTTCACCAGTATTTTGTGCCTGAGCGAACGTCGGACATCAAGGATTGGATGGCTGATGGTTTGGGTCTTGTTGTCGGGCTTGCGTTGGCGGAGCTGCTTTCAAGAGGCGCGCGATTGCGCGCCGATGCTCGCTGA
- the mltG gene encoding endolytic transglycosylase MltG: MPARRRRRRRGSAPPSPWFFAAVGIAVLGVIAASLAIYRWEKGKLAKLAYLQRVINITIPEGFNRYDIAERLEHYGVCPAQDFLAASQDPQVLAQLDVLGDSLEGYLFPETYQFLKRSHPSVVAKKMVDTWKLRVPPVFAAHAARLAELKAAYGWDAHHVLILASIVEKEASKPEERPVIAGVFLNRMRSATFTPKLLQADPTITYGCRHAPNVAPSCLEFTGKLGRTQRMDRTNPYNTYFVEGLPPGPISNPGIPAITSVLEPTVHDYFYFVAKGDGNHYFSRTFSEHRRAIARLLKAAPPTQARQQDPNHQPSNP; this comes from the coding sequence ATGCCCGCACGCCGTAGGCGGAGACGACGCGGAAGCGCTCCGCCAAGCCCATGGTTTTTTGCCGCCGTTGGCATTGCGGTCCTCGGCGTCATTGCTGCTTCGTTAGCAATTTATCGCTGGGAAAAAGGCAAACTTGCAAAACTCGCCTACCTGCAGCGCGTGATAAACATTACCATCCCCGAAGGATTTAATCGTTATGATATTGCGGAGCGTTTGGAGCATTACGGAGTTTGCCCTGCACAAGACTTTCTAGCGGCAAGCCAGGATCCCCAAGTGCTGGCGCAACTCGACGTGCTCGGCGATTCTTTAGAAGGCTATCTTTTCCCGGAAACGTATCAGTTTCTCAAACGCAGTCACCCTTCTGTCGTGGCAAAGAAAATGGTCGACACCTGGAAGCTTCGCGTGCCCCCCGTTTTTGCTGCCCATGCCGCACGTCTCGCTGAACTCAAGGCGGCGTACGGCTGGGACGCACACCACGTACTTATCCTAGCGTCTATTGTGGAAAAGGAGGCTTCTAAACCTGAGGAGCGGCCGGTCATTGCTGGCGTGTTTCTCAACCGAATGCGTTCAGCGACATTCACCCCGAAACTTCTTCAAGCCGATCCAACGATTACTTACGGCTGCCGACACGCGCCCAATGTGGCACCGTCCTGCCTTGAGTTTACGGGTAAACTCGGAAGAACCCAACGCATGGATCGAACGAACCCCTATAATACGTACTTCGTGGAAGGCCTGCCACCCGGTCCAATATCAAATCCTGGCATTCCCGCCATCACGTCCGTGCTTGAGCCCACAGTGCACGACTACTTCTATTTCGTCGCCAAAGGCGATGGCAACCACTATTTCAGCCGCACATTCAGCGAGCATCGGCGCGCAATCGCGCGCCTCTTGAAAGCAGCTCCGCCAACGCAAGCCCGACAACAAGACCCAAACCATCAGCCATCCAATCCTTGA